The following is a genomic window from Candidatus Dormiibacterota bacterium.
CGATTCGCGCGAAGTCTTCAATCGTTTGGCGGGCGGCTGGACGTATTGGGGCTGGAAGTGCGGCTACTTCGATACCGAAGAGGACGCGCGCGTCTATTACGACGAGATGGCCGGGATGCTGGCGCGCCAGGTCGCCGCACCCAACTCGCCGCAGTGGTTCAACACCGGTTTGCATTGGGCGTACGGCATCGCCGGCCCCTCGCAGGGGCATTGGTACGTCGATCCGTTTAACGGCGAAGCACAACGCTCGGCGAACACGTACGAACATCCGCAGGTCTCGGCGTGCTACATCCTTTCGATCGAAGACGATCTCGTCAACGAAGGCGGCATCTTCGACGGCATCGTGCGCGAAGCGCGCATCTTTAAGGGCGGCTCGGGTTCCGGCGCAAACTTCTCCAAGATTCGCGCGGCCGGCGAAAAGCTGACCGGCGGCGGCACCAGCTCCGGTTTGATGTCGTTCCTCAAAGTTTTCGATCGGGCCGCAGGCGCCATCAAGTCGGGCGGCACGACGCGGCGCGCGGCCAAGATGGTGGTCCTCAACGCCGATCACCCCGATATCGAAGAGTTCGTGAACTGGAAAGTCCGCGAAGAGCGCAAAGTCGCCGACCTCGTCGTCGGTTCGCGGATGTTCGAGAAGTACATTAACGCGATCATCGCTGCCGCGCACGATACGCGCGTGCCCGAAGCCGCTCGCCTCGACCCCGCGCTCAACGGTGCGCTGCGCACCGCGATTCGCGATGCGATCGGCATCGGCATTCCGTCCGGCGCGGCGCAGAACGCGCTCGATTACGCCCGTCAGGGTTACACGCGTCTGGCGGTTGAGGAGTACGATACGGGTTGGGATTCGGAGGCCTACGGCACCGTCTCAGGCCAGAACTCGAACAACTCGGTGCGCCTAACGAATGACTTTTTCGATGCGGTTGCGAGCGATGCCGATTGGGACCTGATCGGCCGCACCAAGGGCAACGTCGTCAAACGCATCAAGGCCGCCGATCTGTGGGAGCAGATTGCGGTAGCGGCATGGCAGTGCGCCGATCCGGGCCTGCAATTCGATAACATCATTCAAGAGTGGCACACCTGCTCGAACGACGATCGCATCAACGCGACCAATCCGTGCAGTGAATATGTTTTTATCGATGATACCGCGTGCTTCGCGCCGGAAACGCGCATCAGTACGCCGGACGGCCTTCGTACGGTGCAAGAGTTGCACGAGATGCAGCAGAGCGGGCAGAGCGTGCTCGTCACGACCGACATTCACGCCGAGCACGACGATCGCCGATTGACCGCGCACCGCCCCGCAGTTGTTACTCAGGTCGGCGAGAAGCCGGTTTTCAAAATGACGCTCAAAGACGGGCGCGAAATCCGTGCGACGGCCGATCACCGGTTCCTCACCCTCGATGGAACGTGGAAGCGCATGGACCAACTCGTTCCCGGCGTCGATCGCGTTCAAATTCGCGAGAGCGGTAACCCGGTCGCGTACTCTTCGGATGCAACCGAGGTGAAACGTTGGCAGATGCTCGGCTGGCTTACCGGCGACGGTGTCTTCAATAAAGACACGGCGGCGCTTGTGTTCGGTCCGAAAGAAAAGCAGATCGCTTATGAGATGACTGCCCGCTTCAACGAGCTCAAAGTGGCTGCCGCGGCTGTTGTCGGCGGCCCGGACGTCCGGATGAACTCGGTTGGCGTTCAACACAGCGGAGTCTTCCAAACGACCTCATCGCAGTCATCGTTGATTCGTCACCTCGAAACCCGCTACGGTTTCAAGCAGGCGACCGCAACCGGCAAGGACGTCCCGGATGCGGTTCACCGCGCTCCCGAAGACCTGAAGGTCGCCTATCTGCAGGGGCTCTTCTCCGCTGATGGTTGCATTCGTAACGACCACCGCGCCAGCGAAAATGAGGTGATGCTGGCGTCGTCTGCGCCCGCGCTGCTTCGTTCCGTGCAACTCTTGCTCTCCGATCTCGGCATGACGTCGCGTATCTCGTGGACCCACCCGGCCGGCCGCAAGAACCCCCAGGGCCAACTCCATCTCTATAATCAGCAGGCGCGCAAATTTTTCTCGTTGATCGGCTTCCCATGCTCGATCGAAAAAAATGAGAAGGCACAAACGATTCTCAAAACCGCGTTCAACGCGCACAAGAAGAATCCGCGTTCACCCAAAATCGCGTCCATCGTGCCGGATGGCATCGAGACCGTCTACGATATTACCGAGCCGGTTACGCATTCGGTCATCGCCGAGGGTATGGTCGCGCACAATTGCAATCTCGCGAGCTTGAACCTCGTGAAGTTCATGAACGATCGCAGCGAGTTCGACGCGCAGCAGTTCGCCGACGCCGCGCGCATGTGGACGACGACGCTCGAGATCTCGGTCGCCATGGGCCAGATGCCGTCGCGCACGATCGCCGAGAAGAATCACGGTTATCGCACGCTGGGCCTCGGCTACGCAAACCTCGGCACGCTGCTGATGCGCATGGGCCTGCCGTACGATTCCAAAGAAGGCTTGGGCTGGTGCGCCGCGATCACCTCGCTGATGACCGGTACCGCGTACCGCACGTCGGCCGAGATGGCTCAGGGCCTCAAACCCTTCGCGCGCTACGAAGCCAATCGCGAACCGATGCTGCGCGTCATTCGCAATCATCGCCGCGCGGCGTACAAGTCGCCCGAGCACGAGTACGAGCAACTCTCGGTCAAGCCCGTGACGCACGCCCCGACGCTCTTCACGCAAGAGACGTGGGCGCTCGCTCGCAAGATGTGGGACGATGCGCTCTCGATCGGCGAAGTCGCCGGCTTCCGCAACGCGCAGGTGACGGTCTTGGCCCCGACCGGCACGATCGGCCTCGTGATGGATTG
Proteins encoded in this region:
- a CDS encoding LAGLIDADG family homing endonuclease codes for the protein MKFRRLYSAPGDPYAGLEFEPRTSRIVNPDGSVIFEAKDVMVPTGWSQVAVDVLAQKYCRKAGVPTATVRVEERDVPQWLWRSEPAADSKFSAELDSREVFNRLAGGWTYWGWKCGYFDTEEDARVYYDEMAGMLARQVAAPNSPQWFNTGLHWAYGIAGPSQGHWYVDPFNGEAQRSANTYEHPQVSACYILSIEDDLVNEGGIFDGIVREARIFKGGSGSGANFSKIRAAGEKLTGGGTSSGLMSFLKVFDRAAGAIKSGGTTRRAAKMVVLNADHPDIEEFVNWKVREERKVADLVVGSRMFEKYINAIIAAAHDTRVPEAARLDPALNGALRTAIRDAIGIGIPSGAAQNALDYARQGYTRLAVEEYDTGWDSEAYGTVSGQNSNNSVRLTNDFFDAVASDADWDLIGRTKGNVVKRIKAADLWEQIAVAAWQCADPGLQFDNIIQEWHTCSNDDRINATNPCSEYVFIDDTACFAPETRISTPDGLRTVQELHEMQQSGQSVLVTTDIHAEHDDRRLTAHRPAVVTQVGEKPVFKMTLKDGREIRATADHRFLTLDGTWKRMDQLVPGVDRVQIRESGNPVAYSSDATEVKRWQMLGWLTGDGVFNKDTAALVFGPKEKQIAYEMTARFNELKVAAAAVVGGPDVRMNSVGVQHSGVFQTTSSQSSLIRHLETRYGFKQATATGKDVPDAVHRAPEDLKVAYLQGLFSADGCIRNDHRASENEVMLASSAPALLRSVQLLLSDLGMTSRISWTHPAGRKNPQGQLHLYNQQARKFFSLIGFPCSIEKNEKAQTILKTAFNAHKKNPRSPKIASIVPDGIETVYDITEPVTHSVIAEGMVAHNCNLASLNLVKFMNDRSEFDAQQFADAARMWTTTLEISVAMGQMPSRTIAEKNHGYRTLGLGYANLGTLLMRMGLPYDSKEGLGWCAAITSLMTGTAYRTSAEMAQGLKPFARYEANREPMLRVIRNHRRAAYKSPEHEYEQLSVKPVTHAPTLFTQETWALARKMWDDALSIGEVAGFRNAQVTVLAPTGTIGLVMDCDTTGIEPDFALVKFKKLAGGGYFKIVNQSVEAALRRLGYSDEHIAAIETYAKGTGTLEGAPHINRATLRAKGFDDEALAKIEASLLGAFELPFVFNHYVLGEEFCTQQLGISSEHLNDFSFSLLRDGLGFTAQQIEEASAHICGRMTVEGAPYLKDEHLAVFDCATPCGKYGSRYIRPLAHIEMMAAAQPFVSGAISKTINLPQTATISDVKEAYRYSWERMIKAVALYRDGSKLSQPLAGSYVLDGDTSVEDEVEQPQAFQQPLQIAEKLVYRYIAKRRRMPERRSGYTQKAVIGGHKVYLRTGEYDNGQLGEIFIDMHKEGAAFRSLMNNFAIAVSLGLQHGVPLEEYVEAFTFTRFEPNGPVVGHANIKMATSLLDYIFRELAVSYLGRYDLAHVAPSMEMDAMGVEANESTEEYVNEEDGPTQMRAAGVAERLHPVSTHLRPDAA